The following nucleotide sequence is from Sphingomonas panacisoli.
GACGATTATGTCGGCCGCTTCGAACCGAGCCGCAGCGTCGAAGTGCGCCCGCGCGTTTCCGGCGCGGTGGTCGCGATCCACTTCACCGACGGCCAGATCGTCAAGGCCGGCCAGCCGCTCTTCACCATCGATCCGCGCCCATACGCTGCGGCGCTCGCCGAAGCCCGTGCGGGTATCGCGACGGCGAGCAGCGAGCTCGCGCTGGCTAACGCCAATTACCAGCGCGCGCTCAAGTTGGTGGATGTCGACGCGGTGTCGAAAAGCGAGGTCGATCGGCTGAAGGCGCAGGTTCAGGCCGCGTCGGCAGCGCTGGCCGCGGCCCAGGCGCGCGTCCGCTCCAAGGCGCTCGACATGGAATTCACCGTCGTCCGCGCGCCGATCGGCGGTCGCATTTCCGACCGCAAGATCGACGTCGGCAATCTGGTCGCGGCGGGCGAAGGCGCCGGCGCTACCCTGCTCACGACGATCAACGCGCTCGACCCGATCTATTTCAGCTTCGACGGGTCGGAAGCGCTTTTCCTGAAGGCCAAGCGCGCCGGGGCGGGCAATGCCTCGCCGGTCGAGATCCGCCTGCAGGACGAAGGCGATTATCGCTGGAAGGGCAGCCTGGACTTCACCGACAATGGGCTCGACCCCAAGTCGGGGACGATCCGTGGCCGCGCCGTGCTGAGCAATCCGGTGCTGTTCCTGACGCCCGGCATGTTCGGCAACATGCGACTGGCCAGCGGCGGCAAGACCGCCGCGTTGATGGTCCCGGACACCGCGATCGTCACCGACCAGGCACGCAAGACCGTGCTGGTGGTCGGCAAGGACGGTACCGTGTCGGCCAAGCCGGTCCAGCTCGGCCCGGTCGTGGATGGCCTGCGCGTGATCCGCGGTGGGCTGACCCTGGCGGACCGCGTGGTGATCACCGGCACGCAGATGGCGATGCCGGGGACGAAGGTGCAGATCCTGATCGGCACCATCAAGCCGACCGCGATGGCTCCCGCCCCCGCGATCGCACCGCCCACCCCGGGCCAGGCGACGCTCGCGCAGTAAAGTCACTCAATCCGTTCGTGCTGAGCTTGTCGAAGCACGTGTTCTTGGCACGCCCTTCGACAAGCTCAGGGCGAACGGTGGAATTCCGGAAAATCTTTCGCCTCTCATTTCGAGGAACAGGAATCATGCGCCTGTCGCGCTTCTTCATCTCGCGCCCGATCTTCGCCGCGGTCATCGCGGTGGTGATCACCATCGTCGGCGCGATCGCCTATTGGGGCCTGCCGGTCTCGCAATATCCCGACATCGTGCCGCCGACCGTCACGGTCACCGCGAGCTATCCCGGCGCCTCGGCCGAGACCGTCGCGGAAACCGTGGCGGCGCCGATCGAGCAGGAGATCAACGGCGTCGACAACATGCTCTACCAGTCGAGCCAGTCGACCGGCGACGGCAATGTCACGATCACCGTCACGTTCAAGATCGGCACCGACCTCGATGCCGCCCAGGTGCTGGTCCAGAACCGCGTCGCGGTCGCCGTACCGCGCTTGCCGGAAGAGGTGCAGCGAATCGGCGTCGTCACGCGCAAGACCTCGCCCGACTTCCTGATGGTGGTGAACCTGGTGTCTCCTAACGGGTCGCTCGATCGCGGCTATATGTCGAACTATGCGCTGACCCAGGTGCGCGATCGGTTGAGCCGGATCGACGGCGTCGGCGACGTGCGGCTGTTCGGCAATCGCGACTATGCGATGCGCGTGTGGATCGACCCCAACCGCGCCGCGGCGCTCGATCTGACCGCTGGCGAGATCGTTGCAGCGCTCAAGTCGCAGAACGTACAGGTCGCCGCCGGCTCGCTCGGTCAGCCGCCTTACGCGCAGGGCAACGCCTTCCAGTTCAACGTCGAGACGCAGGGCCGCCTGACCGACCCTGTACAGTTCGGCAACATCGTGATCCGTACCGACGCCAGCGGACGACAGGTGCGCGTATCGGACGTCGCGCGGGTCGAGCTCGGCGCATCGGACTATAATTCCAACACGTATATCTCGGGCAAGCCGACCGTCATCCTCGCCGTGTTCCAGCGCCCCGGCTCGAACGCGCTCGCGGCGGCCAAACAGGTCTCCGCCGAGATGGAGGCGATGGCGACGAAATTCCCCAAGGGGCTCGGCTACCGCGTCATCTACAATCCGACCGAGTTCATCAGCCAGTCGATCGACGCGGTGATGCACACGTTGTTCGAGGCGATCGTGCTGGTCGTCCTCGTGATCCTGGTGTTCCTGCAGAAGTGGCGCGCCGCGATCATTCCAGTGGTCGCGATTCCGGTGTCGCTGATCGGTACCTTCGCGGTGCTGGCGGCGCTTGGCTACAGTCTCAACAACCTGTCGCTGTTCGGGCTGGTGCTGGCGATCGGCATCGTCGTCGACGACGCGATCGTCGTGGTCGAGAATGTCGAGCGCAACCTAGAGCACGGCCTGAGCCCGCTCGAGGCGGCGCGGACGTCGATGGACGAAGTGTCGGCGGCTTTGGTCGCGATCGTGCTGGTGCTGTGCGCGGTATTCGTGCCGACCCTGTTCCTGACCGGCCTGTCGGGCGCGTTCTACAAGCAGTTCGCCGTCACCATCACCGCGGCGACGGTCATCTCGCTCTTGCTCTCGCTGACCCTGTCGCCCGCGCTCGCCGCCCTGCTGCTGCGCGCTCGGGAGGATGAAAAGGTGGGCGGACGCTTGCACCGGCTCGTGCTCGCCGCCGGCGACCGCTTCAACCACGGGTTCGAGCGGCTGAGCAACGGCTATGCCCGGATGACCGCCGCCCTGGTCGCCAAGCCGAAGCGGATGATGGCGATCTATGGCGGCCTGATCGCCGCGACTGCTGCCTTGTTCATGGCGACGCCGAGCGGGTTCATCCCCGCGCAGGACCAGGGCTATTTCCTGACCGTCATCTCGCTACCGCCCGGCGCCTCGGTCGAGCGCACCGACGCGGTGATGCGCAAGGTCGCCGATCGTATCTTGCCGCTGAAGGGCGTGAAGGGCGCGGTGATGCTCGCCGGGTTCGACGGACCGTCGCAGACGCTCGCCCCCAATTCGGCCGCCGCCTACATCCCGCTCAAGAGTTTCGAGGAGCGCGAAAAGCTGGGCGTCACGCTGCAGTCGATCATGGACGAGGCGCGTAAGGCGACCGGCGACATCAACGAGGCGCGGCTGATGATCATTCCGCCCCCGCTGATCCAGGGGATCGGCTCCGCCGGCGGCTACCGCATGATCGTGCAGGACCGTGGCGGCCACGGTTACGACGATCTCGCGCAGAAGTCGTTCGGACTGCTCGGCAAGGCCAACCAGACCCCGGGCCTGGCGCAGGTCTTCACGTTCTTCGACACAGGCACGCCGCGCGTGTTCGCCGATATCGACCGCGCCAAGGCCGACCTGCTCGGCGTCCCGCCGGAGCGCGTATTCGAGGCGATGGGCGTCTATCTCGGCTCGGCCTATGTCAACGACTTCAACCTGCTGGGTCGAACCTATCGCGTGACCGCGCAGGCCGACGCGCCGTTCCGCGCGACGGTGGCCGACATCGCCAACCTCAAGACCCGCTCAAATTCGGGCGAGATGGTGCCGATCGGATCGG
It contains:
- a CDS encoding efflux RND transporter permease subunit; this translates as MRLSRFFISRPIFAAVIAVVITIVGAIAYWGLPVSQYPDIVPPTVTVTASYPGASAETVAETVAAPIEQEINGVDNMLYQSSQSTGDGNVTITVTFKIGTDLDAAQVLVQNRVAVAVPRLPEEVQRIGVVTRKTSPDFLMVVNLVSPNGSLDRGYMSNYALTQVRDRLSRIDGVGDVRLFGNRDYAMRVWIDPNRAAALDLTAGEIVAALKSQNVQVAAGSLGQPPYAQGNAFQFNVETQGRLTDPVQFGNIVIRTDASGRQVRVSDVARVELGASDYNSNTYISGKPTVILAVFQRPGSNALAAAKQVSAEMEAMATKFPKGLGYRVIYNPTEFISQSIDAVMHTLFEAIVLVVLVILVFLQKWRAAIIPVVAIPVSLIGTFAVLAALGYSLNNLSLFGLVLAIGIVVDDAIVVVENVERNLEHGLSPLEAARTSMDEVSAALVAIVLVLCAVFVPTLFLTGLSGAFYKQFAVTITAATVISLLLSLTLSPALAALLLRAREDEKVGGRLHRLVLAAGDRFNHGFERLSNGYARMTAALVAKPKRMMAIYGGLIAATAALFMATPSGFIPAQDQGYFLTVISLPPGASVERTDAVMRKVADRILPLKGVKGAVMLAGFDGPSQTLAPNSAAAYIPLKSFEEREKLGVTLQSIMDEARKATGDINEARLMIIPPPLIQGIGSAGGYRMIVQDRGGHGYDDLAQKSFGLLGKANQTPGLAQVFTFFDTGTPRVFADIDRAKADLLGVPPERVFEAMGVYLGSAYVNDFNLLGRTYRVTAQADAPFRATVADIANLKTRSNSGEMVPIGSVATFSDKTGPYRVTRYNLFPAVEIDGDTAPGFSSGQSLKTMEQIADANLPSDYGTEWTGIAYQQKAAGSTAGIVFALAVVFVFLVLAAQYESLVLPLSIILIVPMCLLAAMIGVNLRGMDNNVLTQIGLVVLIALAAKNAILIVEFAKQGEEQDGLSPVDAAIRAAQTRLCPILMTSFAFILGTVPLLIASGAGAELRQALGTAVFFGMIGVTAFGLLFTPTFYVVCRALGDRLARLRGSRSAASGSFPGALQPAE
- a CDS encoding efflux RND transporter periplasmic adaptor subunit — encoded protein: MNMLAPINEAEAQPVEVAPPRSPLWRRAMWVVAPLVVLAGGYGLFQRPNPAMAAPPPPTVTVATPLQREVTEWDDYVGRFEPSRSVEVRPRVSGAVVAIHFTDGQIVKAGQPLFTIDPRPYAAALAEARAGIATASSELALANANYQRALKLVDVDAVSKSEVDRLKAQVQAASAALAAAQARVRSKALDMEFTVVRAPIGGRISDRKIDVGNLVAAGEGAGATLLTTINALDPIYFSFDGSEALFLKAKRAGAGNASPVEIRLQDEGDYRWKGSLDFTDNGLDPKSGTIRGRAVLSNPVLFLTPGMFGNMRLASGGKTAALMVPDTAIVTDQARKTVLVVGKDGTVSAKPVQLGPVVDGLRVIRGGLTLADRVVITGTQMAMPGTKVQILIGTIKPTAMAPAPAIAPPTPGQATLAQ